The Streptomyces sp. HUAS CB01 genome has a segment encoding these proteins:
- a CDS encoding roadblock/LC7 domain-containing protein translates to MTASTGVLDELHRLRTRLPQLTGALAASVDGLVLARDTPDAEAETVAALTAAALGVAVRLTEATGQGRFRELLVRGESGYVATYAAGAAAVLTVTAEPRVNVGRLHLEARRAGARIGELVDGALERP, encoded by the coding sequence ATGACCGCGAGCACCGGAGTCCTCGACGAACTGCACCGGTTGAGGACCCGGTTACCGCAGCTCACCGGCGCCCTCGCGGCCAGCGTGGACGGTCTCGTGCTGGCCCGGGACACCCCGGACGCGGAGGCGGAGACGGTCGCCGCGCTGACCGCCGCGGCACTCGGCGTGGCCGTGCGGCTCACCGAGGCCACCGGCCAGGGCCGCTTCCGCGAACTGCTCGTCCGCGGCGAGAGCGGCTATGTGGCGACGTACGCGGCGGGCGCGGCCGCCGTGCTCACCGTGACCGCCGAACCCCGGGTCAACGTCGGCCGGTTGCACCTCGAAGCCCGCAGGGCGGGGGCCCGTATCGGCGAACTCGTGGACGGAGCACTGGAACGCCCCTGA
- a CDS encoding transcriptional regulator: protein MLLRLASERATGALLRDRGTLYLVEGQVVHAESPAAPGIDVLLAATGRLRADGWTEALREAGAHGAVGRYLVDSGQVSGGELEICHLGALFDAAFFALAPSSGPTRFRYGVAHWIGPVRPVAAEAVERETLRRRALLDRLWAHPETDTAPVVPSPRRPVRAAPRQRAVLDLADGVRTPADIARALGRPAFHTLVDVRRLAAAGLVETPRTGVTTPAPPPDVARVMEMSADPDIALLRRLRDALEATL, encoded by the coding sequence ATGCTGCTGCGGCTCGCCTCCGAGCGGGCCACCGGCGCCCTCTTACGGGACCGGGGAACGCTCTACCTCGTCGAGGGCCAGGTCGTGCACGCCGAGAGCCCCGCGGCGCCCGGCATCGACGTCCTCCTCGCCGCCACCGGACGGCTGCGCGCCGACGGCTGGACGGAGGCCCTCCGCGAGGCCGGCGCGCACGGCGCGGTCGGCCGGTACCTCGTCGACAGCGGCCAGGTGTCCGGCGGCGAGCTGGAGATATGCCATCTCGGGGCGCTCTTCGACGCGGCGTTCTTCGCCCTCGCCCCCAGCAGCGGACCCACCCGCTTCCGCTACGGCGTGGCCCACTGGATCGGCCCCGTACGGCCCGTGGCCGCCGAGGCCGTCGAGCGCGAGACGCTGCGGCGCCGGGCCCTGCTGGACCGTCTCTGGGCCCATCCGGAGACGGACACCGCCCCCGTGGTGCCCTCCCCCCGGCGCCCCGTGCGGGCCGCCCCGCGCCAGCGCGCCGTGCTCGACCTGGCCGACGGGGTGCGCACGCCCGCCGACATCGCCCGGGCCCTGGGCCGTCCCGCGTTCCACACCCTCGTCGACGTCCGCAGGCTGGCCGCGGCCGGGCTCGTCGAGACCCCGCGCACGGGCGTCACCACGCCCGCCCCGCCACCCGATGTCGCGCGCGTGATGGAGATGTCCGCCGATCCGGACATCGCCCTGCTCCGCCGGCTCCGTGACGCCCTGGAGGCAACGCTGTGA